One stretch of Deinococcus aquaedulcis DNA includes these proteins:
- a CDS encoding GNAT family N-acetyltransferase: MSPFTIRRLGPGDEAALAGLAADETDFTDEAPSPPLSPEAARAYLADPQVWHWHAEDGQGQPVGFLMAYVHRRRHGEALDVMFEEIGVREAWRRRGVGRALVAALHEQMRAQGIRGVWVAADNEGAQAFYRACGYEVDELQGVILSRTV; this comes from the coding sequence ATGTCGCCCTTCACCATCCGCCGCCTGGGCCCAGGGGACGAGGCCGCCCTGGCCGGGCTGGCCGCCGACGAGACCGACTTCACCGACGAGGCGCCCAGCCCGCCCCTGTCCCCGGAAGCCGCCCGCGCCTACCTCGCTGATCCCCAGGTGTGGCACTGGCACGCCGAGGATGGGCAGGGCCAGCCCGTTGGCTTCCTGATGGCCTATGTGCACCGCCGCCGTCACGGCGAGGCGCTGGACGTGATGTTCGAGGAAATCGGGGTGCGGGAAGCGTGGCGCCGCCGGGGCGTGGGCCGCGCCCTGGTGGCCGCCCTGCATGAGCAGATGCGCGCCCAGGGGATCCGGGGCGTGTGGGTGGCCGCCGATAACGAAGGGGCGCAGGCCTTTTACCGCGCCTGCGGCTACGAGGTGGATGAGTTGCAGGGCGTGATCCTGAGCCGCACCGTGTAG
- the rpoZ gene encoding DNA-directed RNA polymerase subunit omega gives MAERDIDKLLSLTDSKYRLSVVTAKRALQLRSGAPSVLPVEQRVRTRNLVTQAMRELATGKLTVGTNMMDEGRFQQDYVRQRQAQLQAQLNAERERERD, from the coding sequence ATGGCAGAACGGGATATTGACAAGCTGTTGTCGCTGACGGACAGCAAATACCGCCTTTCGGTGGTCACGGCCAAGCGGGCCCTGCAACTGCGTTCGGGCGCGCCCAGCGTGCTGCCCGTGGAGCAGCGCGTGCGCACCCGCAACCTGGTGACCCAGGCGATGCGCGAACTGGCCACCGGCAAGCTGACGGTGGGCACCAACATGATGGACGAGGGGCGCTTTCAGCAGGACTACGTGCGCCAGCGTCAGGCCCAGCTGCAGGCCCAGCTGAACGCCGAGCGCGAACGCGAACGAGACTAA
- a CDS encoding cation:proton antiporter yields the protein MWSAFAVLLCVTALLAYLNERFVRLPTTVGVTLAGALASIALIALDALGLPGLRGWAASVLETLDFTTFVLNGILSALLFAGALSLNTRQMLAQRRSILLLAFLSTIISTALIGFASYGVFQLVGLDVPLMWALLFGALISPTDPVAVLDLLKRAKVPPKIETLIAGESLFNDGVGVVIFLALASAAGLGGHGHADPSALGVLGLFAQEALGGLAFGALLGGLGYLLVRSIEQHAVEVLLTLALVVGGYVAAAALGVSGPLAMVVAGLMLSLWRDQIFSAQTREHVLGFWETVDQVLNIVLFAFIGLDVLLTETTAPQLLASALMIALALGARWISVALPFALVRAREGYGAYTVRLLTWGGLRGGIAISLALGLPESPYRTQVVTVTYAVVLFTIAVQGLSIMPVVRKATAALEGGEGR from the coding sequence ATGTGGAGTGCGTTTGCCGTCCTGCTGTGCGTCACGGCGCTGCTGGCTTACCTGAATGAACGTTTCGTGCGCCTGCCCACCACCGTGGGCGTCACCCTGGCGGGCGCGCTGGCCAGCATTGCCCTGATTGCCCTGGACGCCCTGGGCCTGCCGGGCCTGCGCGGCTGGGCCGCCAGCGTGCTGGAAACACTGGACTTCACCACCTTCGTGCTGAACGGCATTCTGAGCGCGCTGCTGTTCGCCGGGGCGCTCAGCCTGAACACCCGGCAGATGCTCGCGCAGCGCCGCAGCATTCTCCTGCTGGCCTTTCTCAGCACCATCATCAGCACGGCGCTGATCGGCTTTGCCTCGTACGGCGTCTTTCAGCTGGTGGGCCTGGATGTGCCCCTGATGTGGGCGCTGCTGTTTGGCGCGCTGATCAGCCCCACCGACCCGGTGGCGGTGCTGGACCTGCTGAAACGGGCCAAGGTGCCCCCCAAGATCGAGACCCTGATCGCGGGCGAGAGCCTGTTTAACGACGGGGTGGGCGTGGTGATCTTTCTGGCGCTGGCCAGTGCCGCCGGCCTGGGCGGCCACGGCCACGCCGATCCCAGTGCCCTGGGCGTGCTGGGGCTGTTTGCCCAGGAGGCGCTGGGCGGGCTGGCGTTCGGCGCGCTGCTGGGCGGCCTCGGTTACCTGCTGGTGCGCAGCATTGAGCAGCACGCGGTGGAGGTGCTGCTGACCCTGGCGCTGGTGGTGGGCGGCTACGTGGCGGCGGCGGCGCTGGGGGTCAGCGGCCCACTGGCGATGGTGGTGGCCGGCTTGATGCTGTCCCTGTGGCGCGACCAGATTTTCAGTGCCCAGACGCGCGAGCACGTGCTGGGTTTCTGGGAAACCGTGGATCAGGTGCTGAATATCGTGCTGTTCGCCTTTATCGGGCTGGACGTGCTGCTCACCGAAACCACCGCGCCGCAGCTGCTGGCCAGCGCCCTGATGATTGCCCTGGCCCTGGGCGCGCGTTGGATCAGCGTGGCGCTGCCCTTTGCCCTGGTCCGCGCCCGCGAGGGCTACGGCGCCTATACCGTCCGCCTGCTCACCTGGGGGGGCCTGCGCGGCGGCATCGCCATCAGCCTCGCGCTGGGGCTGCCCGAAAGCCCGTACCGCACTCAGGTGGTCACCGTCACCTACGCGGTGGTGCTGTTCACCATCGCGGTGCAGGGGCTGAGCATCATGCCGGTGGTTAGAAAGGCCACGGCGGCGCTGGAAGGCGGAGAGGGGCGCTAA
- a CDS encoding DsbA family protein, translated as MRRRFALLLAGTMGLILTACAALTQSASLASEPHRLPSGRYGLGDPAAPVVVTEYADFQCPGCQNFVEYDKASFLIELKQLGNVRFEYADFPLPLHRNAVAAASAARCVQDPALFWTFHDALYARQQEWRLQSPAEATQTFLRMAQELKVPSHQFWICQTTGREAQFVQADARRSRAKGVRATPSFAVNGQLISWDGVEDIEAMVQKTLAIARTAAQQAD; from the coding sequence GTGCGCCGCCGCTTTGCACTTCTACTGGCTGGAACGATGGGCCTGATCCTCACCGCCTGCGCCGCGCTGACACAGAGCGCGTCCCTGGCGAGTGAGCCCCACCGGCTGCCCAGTGGCCGCTACGGCCTGGGCGATCCTGCCGCCCCCGTGGTGGTCACGGAATACGCCGACTTTCAGTGCCCCGGTTGCCAGAATTTTGTCGAGTACGACAAGGCCAGTTTTCTGATTGAACTCAAGCAGCTCGGGAACGTGAGGTTCGAGTACGCGGACTTTCCTCTGCCGTTGCACCGGAATGCGGTGGCGGCGGCTTCGGCGGCCCGCTGCGTTCAGGACCCGGCCCTGTTCTGGACCTTCCACGACGCCCTCTATGCCCGGCAGCAGGAGTGGCGGCTGCAGTCGCCCGCCGAGGCGACGCAAACCTTCCTGCGTATGGCCCAGGAGCTGAAGGTCCCTTCACACCAGTTCTGGATCTGCCAGACGACGGGCCGGGAGGCCCAGTTTGTGCAGGCGGACGCCCGCCGCAGCCGGGCCAAAGGCGTGCGGGCCACCCCCTCATTTGCCGTGAACGGCCAGTTGATCTCCTGGGACGGGGTGGAGGACATCGAGGCGATGGTGCAGAAGACCCTCGCTATTGCTCGCACAGCCGCCCAACAGGCCGATTAG
- a CDS encoding TetR/AcrR family transcriptional regulator — MNEPAKPRREQILDSASRLFSERGYHATSMRDLAGELGMQGGSLYAHISSKEELLIEIVNQASRQFDEALFTLRGLPLPADAKLKEAMYRHIRVVADNMDSATVFFHEWKHLSPEAYARVTGWRDTIDAFYRELIEQGVREGVFRPELDIKMTAYLVLSAVNWAYTWYRPGGPLGPRDVAEQFAEMLLSGLRPPQGQP; from the coding sequence ATGAATGAACCTGCCAAACCCCGCCGCGAGCAGATTCTCGACTCGGCCAGCCGCCTGTTTTCCGAGCGCGGTTACCACGCCACCAGCATGCGCGACCTGGCCGGCGAACTGGGGATGCAGGGCGGCAGCCTGTATGCCCACATTTCCAGCAAGGAAGAATTGCTGATTGAAATTGTGAATCAGGCGTCGCGACAGTTCGACGAGGCGCTGTTTACCCTGCGCGGCCTGCCGCTGCCCGCCGACGCCAAGTTGAAAGAGGCCATGTACCGCCACATTCGCGTGGTGGCCGACAACATGGACAGCGCCACCGTGTTCTTTCACGAGTGGAAGCACCTCTCGCCCGAGGCCTACGCCCGCGTGACCGGCTGGCGCGACACCATTGACGCCTTTTACCGCGAGCTGATCGAGCAGGGCGTGCGCGAAGGGGTGTTCCGGCCAGAGCTGGACATCAAGATGACGGCCTATCTGGTGCTCTCGGCCGTGAACTGGGCGTACACGTGGTACCGCCCCGGCGGCCCGCTGGGCCCGCGCGACGTGGCCGAGCAGTTTGCCGAAATGCTGCTCTCTGGCCTGCGCCCACCCCAGGGGCAGCCATGA
- a CDS encoding pyridoxal phosphate-dependent aminotransferase produces MTIQTPVAGVRAAVRRVPAYPFIPTNEPIKLDQNENPYDFPAELKAEALSRMAAREWNRYPDLHADELRRRIGAFEGWPEDGVVVTPGSNVLIKLLTELAGIGQTVLTVSPTFSVYTLEAQLLGARLVEVPLQGDFSLPVEALKAELGRHEPGVLYITQPHAPTGVVDAEAAVRELTEAAGDWVVVLDEAYHQYSGTDYRDLVRAGEGRLSLRTFSKAWGLAGLRLGYALTSPALATQLQKLVPAFNVNTLTQAALEVALEQPAYVQARVQEAVQERSRVLSALAAHPTCQALPSQANFFLLRTPDAAAAYAHLRARGIVTRRQDSFPGLSGCLRVAIGTPAENDALIAAVTELR; encoded by the coding sequence ATGACCATCCAGACTCCTGTTGCCGGCGTGCGTGCGGCAGTGCGGCGTGTGCCCGCCTATCCGTTTATCCCCACGAACGAGCCCATCAAGCTCGACCAGAACGAAAATCCCTACGATTTTCCCGCCGAACTGAAGGCTGAGGCCCTGTCGCGCATGGCCGCGCGCGAGTGGAACAGGTACCCCGATCTGCACGCTGATGAACTGCGCCGCCGCATCGGGGCCTTTGAAGGGTGGCCCGAAGATGGCGTGGTGGTCACGCCGGGCAGCAACGTCCTGATCAAGCTGCTCACGGAACTGGCCGGCATTGGCCAGACGGTGCTGACCGTCAGCCCCACCTTCAGCGTGTACACCCTGGAAGCGCAGCTGCTGGGCGCGCGGCTGGTGGAGGTACCGCTGCAAGGGGACTTCAGCCTGCCGGTGGAGGCCCTGAAGGCCGAACTGGGGCGCCACGAACCGGGCGTGCTGTACATCACCCAGCCGCACGCGCCCACGGGCGTGGTAGACGCCGAGGCCGCCGTGCGCGAACTGACCGAGGCCGCTGGCGACTGGGTGGTGGTGCTGGACGAGGCTTATCACCAGTACAGCGGCACCGATTACCGCGACCTTGTCCGTGCGGGCGAGGGGCGCCTGAGCCTGCGCACCTTCAGCAAGGCGTGGGGGCTGGCGGGCCTGCGCCTGGGCTACGCCCTGACCAGCCCGGCGCTGGCGACCCAGCTGCAGAAACTGGTGCCTGCCTTCAACGTGAACACCCTGACCCAGGCGGCCCTGGAAGTGGCCCTGGAGCAGCCCGCTTACGTGCAGGCCCGCGTGCAGGAAGCGGTGCAGGAGCGCTCACGCGTGCTCTCGGCCCTGGCGGCCCACCCCACCTGTCAGGCGCTGCCCAGCCAGGCCAACTTCTTCCTGCTGCGCACGCCAGACGCGGCGGCGGCCTACGCCCACCTGCGGGCACGCGGCATCGTCACCCGGCGCCAGGACAGCTTCCCGGGGCTGTCGGGCTGCCTGCGCGTCGCCATTGGCACCCCCGCCGAGAACGACGCCCTGATCGCGGCGGTGACCGAGCTGCGGTGA
- a CDS encoding YkgJ family cysteine cluster protein, with product MSVPPPGPPSLTPDEQARFTPPPGGAPRSVLVTACTACGACCAAPDIHALGKPLGVPCLHLGADTGAGHLCAVYPDRPGVCRSYQPDWVCGEVAPLPTLAARVARFLAIYGLEGDG from the coding sequence GTGAGTGTTCCCCCACCTGGTCCGCCCTCCCTGACCCCGGACGAGCAGGCCCGGTTCACCCCGCCCCCCGGAGGGGCCCCGCGCAGCGTGCTGGTGACCGCCTGCACCGCCTGCGGGGCCTGCTGCGCCGCGCCCGATATTCACGCCCTGGGCAAGCCGCTGGGCGTGCCCTGCCTTCACCTGGGGGCCGACACGGGGGCCGGGCACCTCTGCGCGGTCTACCCGGACCGCCCCGGCGTGTGCCGCAGCTACCAGCCCGACTGGGTGTGCGGCGAGGTGGCCCCACTGCCCACCCTGGCCGCCCGTGTGGCGCGGTTTCTGGCGATCTACGGGCTTGAGGGGGATGGGTGA
- a CDS encoding VC0807 family protein: protein MSQAAPTPTPVPPAKARVPKTVWDLVFTLLIPIAILSPNILGSGISVAEQVFGGGTAGNVRAYLLAALVPVAYVLWDLLVNRNVSPVALIGGAGAIFSGALAFWYVDGFWYAIKDSARSYLTGLLFLISAATSVPLFRVFLDASSIGESPEHRAATQTAMRDPVVHRGLVGATVVFAVVDLIGGVVNSLVNYARVTAKFGTDSFNAQVAEVNAVMRIPGLAITLVGVFVAIWLVQRAVRARYGQDASLFEPGKLLSAMRQRGEAPEAAAGS, encoded by the coding sequence ATGAGTCAAGCGGCCCCCACCCCCACGCCCGTCCCCCCAGCCAAGGCGCGCGTGCCCAAAACCGTCTGGGATCTGGTCTTTACCCTGCTGATTCCCATTGCCATTCTCAGCCCCAACATTCTGGGCAGCGGCATCAGCGTGGCCGAGCAGGTGTTCGGCGGCGGCACGGCCGGCAATGTTCGCGCCTACCTGCTGGCGGCCCTGGTGCCGGTGGCGTATGTGCTGTGGGACCTGCTGGTCAACCGCAACGTCAGCCCCGTGGCCCTCATTGGCGGCGCCGGGGCCATTTTCAGTGGGGCGCTGGCCTTCTGGTACGTGGACGGCTTCTGGTACGCCATCAAGGACAGCGCGCGCTCCTACCTGACGGGTCTGCTGTTCCTGATCAGCGCGGCGACCTCTGTGCCCCTTTTCCGCGTGTTCCTGGACGCCAGCTCGATTGGCGAGAGCCCCGAGCACCGCGCCGCCACCCAGACCGCCATGCGCGACCCCGTGGTGCACCGGGGGCTGGTGGGGGCCACGGTGGTGTTCGCGGTGGTGGATCTGATCGGCGGCGTGGTGAACAGCCTCGTGAACTACGCCCGTGTGACCGCCAAGTTCGGCACCGACAGCTTCAACGCCCAGGTGGCCGAGGTGAACGCCGTGATGCGCATTCCGGGGCTGGCGATCACGCTGGTGGGGGTCTTCGTGGCGATCTGGCTGGTGCAGCGCGCCGTGCGGGCCCGCTATGGCCAGGACGCCAGCCTGTTCGAGCCCGGCAAACTGCTCTCGGCCATGCGTCAGCGTGGCGAGGCCCCGGAGGCCGCGGCCGGGAGTTGA